One genomic region from Candidatus Micrarchaeia archaeon encodes:
- a CDS encoding elongation factor EF-2, with translation EPKQKVTINVPQEYGGNVVTLTQGKRGQLLDMQQDGEYTNVVVKMPVADMFGFGNDLRSATQGKAIPYQEYAGYEAMPKDMVAKVVRQIRERKGDKPEPPNPTDFLD, from the coding sequence GAGCCCAAGCAGAAGGTCACGATAAACGTGCCCCAGGAATACGGGGGCAACGTGGTGACGCTCACGCAGGGAAAAAGGGGCCAGCTGCTGGACATGCAGCAGGACGGCGAATACACCAACGTCGTGGTGAAAATGCCCGTGGCTGACATGTTCGGATTCGGCAATGATTTGCGGTCTGCAACGCAGGGCAAGGCAATCCCATACCAGGAATATGCGGGTTACGAGGCGATGCCCAAGGACATGGTTGCCAAAGTGGTGAGGCAGATAAGGGAGCGGAAAGGGGACAAGCCAGAACCGCCGAATCCTACTGATTTCCTCGATTGA
- a CDS encoding 50S ribosomal protein L16: MGLRPGRTMRDVDKASWSRFSRRRPRKSYIKAMPHQDITQFRMGAIKPDYNATFRLISQQDIQIRDNALESARQAVNKFLEKSMVGNFYFVVRVFPHQVIRENKMIAGAGADRLQKGMRQSFGRATDKAARVRKHQDVFLINTYKDKSRIIEQAIGRALQKLPGSYKLTMEDKAA, encoded by the coding sequence ATGGGACTGAGACCCGGAAGGACTATGAGAGACGTGGACAAGGCTTCGTGGAGCAGATTCTCGCGGAGAAGGCCGAGGAAATCCTACATAAAAGCCATGCCCCACCAGGACATAACGCAGTTCAGGATGGGAGCTATAAAGCCGGATTACAACGCCACGTTCAGGCTCATCAGCCAGCAGGACATCCAGATAAGGGACAACGCGCTCGAGAGCGCGAGGCAGGCGGTGAACAAGTTCCTGGAAAAGAGCATGGTGGGCAACTTCTATTTCGTGGTCCGCGTGTTCCCCCACCAGGTCATAAGGGAGAACAAGATGATTGCAGGCGCAGGGGCCGACAGGCTGCAGAAAGGGATGCGGCAATCGTTCGGAAGGGCCACTGACAAGGCCGCGAGAGTGCGCAAGCACCAGGATGTTTTCCTGATAAACACTTACAAGGACAAGTCCAGGATAATAGAGCAGGCGATAGGCCGGGCTCTCCAGAAACTCCCTGGGTCCTACAAACTGACGATGGAAGACAAGGCGGCATGA